A genomic window from Sandaracinaceae bacterium includes:
- a CDS encoding response regulator translates to MAEVGADDFDTKRILVIDDEGPMLRTHGRVLETHGFRPVMMADPAEALEEAKRRLPSVVVVDLVMPGMSGLELVTRLRTHYGRSCPPVILISANLAQLSPMEQIMFDAMFAKPYSVDRLVNWVRKLARYHHDKRMSPSNVHLKWTPERWDRKEEDGEL, encoded by the coding sequence ATGGCCGAGGTGGGGGCCGACGACTTCGACACCAAGCGCATCCTCGTCATCGACGACGAGGGGCCGATGCTCCGCACGCATGGTCGTGTGCTGGAGACGCATGGCTTTCGTCCGGTGATGATGGCCGACCCCGCCGAGGCGCTCGAGGAGGCCAAGCGCCGGTTGCCCTCCGTGGTGGTCGTGGACCTGGTCATGCCGGGCATGAGCGGCCTCGAGCTCGTGACGCGACTCCGCACGCACTACGGCCGGAGCTGCCCTCCCGTGATCCTCATCTCGGCGAACCTCGCGCAGCTCTCGCCGATGGAGCAGATCATGTTCGACGCGATGTTCGCCAAGCCGTACAGCGTCGACCGCCTGGTGAACTGGGTGCGCAAGCTCGCGCGCTACCACCACGACAAGCGCATGTCCCCCTCGAACGTCCACCTGAAGTGGACCCCCGAGCGCTGGGACCGAAAAGAAGAAGACGGCGAGCTCTGA
- a CDS encoding response regulator transcription factor produces the protein MSDRILVVEDDEQLGAQIVERLSGEGYAPTWLKDGSEAARTDPKPFSLVILDLMLPGTYGMDVLKRIRASSDVPVLILTARDHPADKVRGLELGADDYVTKPFWPEELLARVKARLRRPVMSRVDRVSVGALTVDLAARVVEVNGAPIELTKVEFDLLAVLVRRPGQAISRRALVEKVLDPEKQGTERTLDVHVSRLRKKLGDEGARVATVWGIGYRFEHRDAEEGDA, from the coding sequence ATGAGCGATCGCATCCTGGTGGTCGAGGACGACGAGCAGCTCGGCGCGCAGATCGTCGAGCGGCTCTCGGGCGAGGGCTACGCGCCGACGTGGTTGAAGGACGGAAGCGAGGCCGCGCGCACCGACCCGAAGCCCTTCTCGCTCGTGATCCTCGACCTGATGTTGCCCGGCACCTACGGCATGGACGTGCTCAAGCGCATCCGCGCGTCGAGCGACGTGCCCGTGCTGATCCTGACCGCGCGCGATCACCCGGCCGACAAGGTGCGCGGGCTCGAGCTGGGCGCCGACGACTACGTCACCAAGCCCTTCTGGCCCGAGGAGCTGCTCGCGCGCGTCAAGGCGCGGCTCCGCCGGCCGGTGATGAGTCGCGTCGACCGCGTCTCGGTCGGCGCCCTGACGGTGGACCTCGCCGCGCGCGTGGTCGAGGTGAACGGCGCGCCGATCGAGCTGACCAAGGTGGAGTTCGATCTGCTGGCCGTTCTGGTGCGGAGACCCGGCCAGGCGATCAGCCGCCGGGCGCTGGTGGAGAAGGTGCTCGACCCCGAGAAGCAAGGCACGGAGCGCACGCTGGACGTGCACGTGTCGCGGCTCCGGAAGAAGCTCGGCGACGAGGGCGCGCGCGTCGCGACGGTCTGGGGCATCGGCTATCGCTTCGAGCACCGTGACGCGGAGGAGGGCGACGCGTGA
- a CDS encoding M2 family metallopeptidase encodes MKRWLALPLGLLFFVPALSSCGGSTPAPSVHAHAAERTMQEEADTLLAFYDPILLALYTESSRAAWVASTDVSDEHTGMRTGAETAFSAFAGNAEIIRRARQLLEHEDELSDVTVRQLRAMLEAAASAPMTNPELARARVAAESAQSARLDGFQFCLDRRGDTCAQPVTTNDLDRVLHESTDLAERERAWRASKEVGPTLRDGLVDLQRLRNGVAREMGYEDFFQFQVSNYGMSTDEMMQLLARLVEQTRPLYAQLHCYTRHALAARYGVEEVPALIPAHWLGNRWGQSWPGLVADVDMDSYVENRDAEWMVRQAERFYVSMGFSELPESFYELSDLYPVPDGETRRKNAHASAWHVDLQSDVRSLMSVEPTWDWFTTTHHELGHIYYYISYTNPDVPPLLREGANRSYHEGIGDLIGLAASQPPYLREIGLLAEGEEINEIDWLLDSALTGPIVFLPWSAGVMSHFERDLYANELPADQLNTRWWEHVRRFQGIAPPSDRPAAGCDACTKTHINDDPAQYYDYALANVLVYQLHDHICRNILEQDPHACNYYESEEVGAFLRAIMSPGATRDWREVLREHTGQELTAEPMLEYYRPLMAFLEGENEGRDCSWPAGE; translated from the coding sequence ATGAAGCGCTGGCTCGCCCTCCCCCTCGGTCTCCTCTTCTTCGTCCCCGCCCTCTCGAGCTGTGGCGGCTCGACCCCCGCGCCGAGCGTCCACGCGCACGCGGCGGAGCGCACCATGCAAGAGGAGGCCGACACGCTGCTCGCCTTCTACGATCCGATCCTACTCGCCCTCTACACGGAGTCGTCGCGCGCCGCGTGGGTGGCGTCGACGGACGTCTCGGACGAGCACACCGGCATGCGCACGGGCGCGGAGACGGCGTTCAGCGCGTTCGCGGGCAACGCCGAGATCATCCGCCGCGCGCGGCAGCTCCTCGAGCACGAAGACGAGCTGAGCGACGTCACGGTGCGCCAGCTGCGCGCCATGCTCGAGGCGGCGGCCTCGGCCCCGATGACCAACCCCGAGCTCGCGCGCGCCCGCGTCGCGGCCGAGAGCGCCCAGAGCGCCCGGCTGGACGGCTTCCAGTTCTGCCTGGACCGCCGCGGCGACACCTGCGCGCAGCCCGTGACCACCAACGACCTCGACCGCGTGCTCCACGAGTCGACGGACCTCGCCGAGCGCGAGCGCGCGTGGCGAGCGAGCAAGGAGGTCGGCCCGACGCTGCGCGACGGCCTGGTCGATCTGCAGCGCCTCCGCAACGGCGTCGCGCGCGAGATGGGCTACGAGGACTTCTTCCAGTTCCAGGTCTCGAACTACGGGATGAGCACCGACGAGATGATGCAGCTGCTCGCCCGGCTGGTGGAGCAGACGCGTCCTCTCTACGCGCAGCTCCACTGCTACACGCGGCACGCGCTGGCGGCGCGCTACGGCGTCGAGGAGGTGCCCGCGCTCATCCCGGCGCACTGGCTCGGCAACCGCTGGGGCCAGAGCTGGCCCGGGCTCGTCGCGGACGTCGACATGGACTCCTACGTCGAGAACCGCGACGCCGAGTGGATGGTGCGCCAGGCCGAGCGCTTCTACGTCTCGATGGGGTTCTCGGAGCTGCCGGAGAGCTTCTACGAGCTGAGCGATCTCTACCCCGTGCCCGACGGCGAGACCCGCCGCAAGAACGCGCACGCCAGCGCGTGGCACGTGGATCTCCAGAGCGACGTGCGCTCGCTGATGAGCGTCGAGCCGACGTGGGACTGGTTCACCACCACGCACCACGAGCTCGGCCACATCTACTACTACATCAGCTACACGAACCCGGACGTGCCGCCGCTGCTGCGTGAGGGCGCCAACCGCAGCTACCACGAGGGCATCGGCGACCTCATCGGCCTCGCCGCGAGCCAGCCGCCGTACCTCCGCGAGATCGGCCTCCTCGCAGAGGGCGAGGAGATCAACGAGATCGACTGGCTGCTCGACAGCGCGCTGACCGGCCCGATCGTGTTCCTGCCGTGGTCCGCGGGCGTGATGAGCCACTTCGAGCGCGACCTCTACGCGAACGAGCTCCCGGCCGATCAGCTCAACACGCGCTGGTGGGAGCACGTCCGCCGCTTCCAGGGCATCGCGCCTCCGTCCGATCGCCCCGCGGCGGGCTGCGACGCCTGCACGAAGACGCACATCAACGACGACCCGGCGCAGTACTACGACTACGCGCTGGCGAACGTGCTCGTCTACCAGCTCCACGACCACATCTGCCGGAACATCCTGGAGCAGGACCCGCACGCTTGTAACTACTACGAGAGTGAAGAGGTGGGAGCCTTCTTGCGGGCGATCATGTCCCCTGGCGCCACCCGTGACTGGCGCGAGGTCTTGCGGGAGCACACCGGCCAGGAGCTGACGGCGGAGCCGATGCTCGAGTACTACCGACCGCTCATGGCGTTCCTCGAGGGCGAGAACGAGGGCCGCGACTGCAGCTGGCCCGCGGGCGAGTAG
- a CDS encoding protein kinase, translating into MRIGKGGMASVYLARMTGEAGFSRLYALKVLHPHLGEHPEFVDMLMDEARIASRLHHPNVVSTVDLGNDAGRYFMVMDYVEGVALDRLLRRQEETRPPEILVTIAIDALRGLHAAHQLTDDAGQPLHLVHRDVTPGNVIVGADGTARIADFGVAKARARITKTNPGIVKGKAGYIAPEVVLGRAIDGRADVFSMGVLLYNALTGTTLFDTDDLASSLTQLLREDVPPPSTVGLEPPPLFDAPILAALHREPQLRYESAREMAQALSDALALYGRRAEPEDIGQWVEETFGPQLAKRRQYAATPPAEARWDPDQVEPPSTSAMVRKDPTGRVVDAMPEATPGVDEDLTQRVTHEPLTTAEELAAVRGGGRAVWAVMTLVVLGALAVAGWWLAASAPTTDERAPIATPSPSSETETEATPTDPGRGPAVDLAADVLGREERPPAAPAAPRRPRERAPAAEAPADLEAEAEETPSTRAPSGAAAPERATPQLEATPEGDPAEDAPAVDSPSQTAPGQAPPSQATPSQAAPSQATPSQAAPSQAAPSQAAPSQAARGDDLPPPSSEAPAAQ; encoded by the coding sequence GTGCGCATCGGCAAGGGCGGCATGGCGTCCGTCTACCTCGCGCGCATGACGGGCGAGGCCGGCTTCTCGCGCCTGTACGCGCTGAAGGTGCTGCACCCGCACCTGGGCGAGCACCCCGAGTTCGTGGACATGCTGATGGACGAGGCGCGCATCGCGTCGCGGCTCCACCACCCGAACGTGGTCAGCACCGTCGACCTCGGGAACGACGCCGGGCGCTACTTCATGGTCATGGACTACGTCGAGGGCGTCGCGCTCGACCGGCTCCTGCGCCGACAGGAGGAGACCCGGCCACCGGAGATCCTGGTCACCATCGCCATCGACGCCCTGCGCGGGCTCCACGCCGCGCACCAGCTCACCGACGACGCCGGGCAGCCGCTGCACCTCGTGCACCGCGACGTCACGCCGGGCAACGTCATCGTCGGCGCCGACGGGACCGCGCGCATCGCCGACTTCGGAGTCGCGAAGGCGCGAGCGCGGATCACCAAGACCAACCCCGGCATCGTCAAGGGCAAGGCAGGTTACATCGCGCCCGAGGTCGTGCTGGGTCGGGCGATCGACGGGCGCGCGGACGTCTTCTCGATGGGCGTCCTGCTCTACAACGCGCTGACCGGGACCACCCTCTTCGACACCGACGACCTGGCGTCCTCGTTGACCCAGCTCCTTCGGGAGGACGTGCCGCCGCCCAGCACCGTCGGGCTCGAGCCACCGCCGCTCTTCGACGCCCCCATCCTCGCGGCGCTCCACCGCGAGCCGCAGCTCCGCTACGAGAGCGCGCGGGAGATGGCGCAGGCGCTCTCCGACGCGCTCGCGCTCTACGGGCGACGCGCGGAGCCCGAGGACATCGGCCAGTGGGTGGAGGAGACGTTCGGGCCACAGCTCGCGAAGCGTCGCCAGTACGCCGCGACGCCGCCCGCGGAGGCGCGCTGGGATCCCGATCAGGTGGAGCCGCCGTCGACGAGCGCGATGGTCCGCAAGGATCCGACGGGCAGGGTCGTCGACGCGATGCCGGAGGCGACCCCGGGCGTCGACGAGGATCTCACGCAGCGGGTGACCCACGAGCCGCTGACCACGGCGGAGGAGCTGGCGGCGGTCCGTGGAGGCGGGCGCGCCGTCTGGGCAGTGATGACGCTCGTCGTGCTCGGCGCGCTCGCGGTCGCGGGGTGGTGGCTGGCCGCGTCGGCGCCGACGACCGACGAGCGCGCGCCCATCGCGACGCCGTCGCCCTCGAGCGAGACCGAGACGGAGGCGACGCCGACCGACCCGGGCCGCGGCCCCGCCGTCGATCTCGCGGCCGACGTGCTGGGTCGGGAGGAGCGACCTCCGGCGGCGCCCGCCGCGCCGCGTCGTCCCCGCGAGCGCGCTCCCGCGGCCGAGGCGCCGGCGGACCTCGAAGCGGAGGCCGAGGAGACGCCGAGCACACGAGCGCCGAGCGGAGCGGCGGCGCCGGAGCGCGCGACGCCCCAGCTCGAAGCGACGCCCGAAGGCGACCCGGCGGAAGACGCCCCGGCGGTGGATTCACCGAGCCAGACCGCCCCGGGCCAGGCTCCCCCGAGCCAGGCTACTCCGAGCCAGGCCGCGCCGAGCCAGGCTACTCCGAGCCAGGCCGCGCCGAGTCAGGCCGCGCCGAGTCAGGCCGCGCCGAGTCAGGCCGCGCGGGGCGACGATCTCCCGCCGCCCTCGAGCGAGGCGCCTGCGGCCCAATGA
- a CDS encoding gamma-glutamyltransferase, with product MRGVVAAGDRNTADAAAAALRRGGNAVDAAVAGAFAAFVAEPLLASAGGAGMLTAALPGSAPICVDFFPAAPRLPSGPLDFFEVIIDFGATTQAFHVGRGSVAPPLALPGLIEASHHGALPLSELVSPAVRMAREGAVLGKEGAHVFELLWPIQTLSPETLALAGGGRPQAGDALTNPALADLLEELGALGQTPPRFFDAVLRGFGPDQGGLLTEEDLRATPTTGAPRQLRLGDWTVLTSPRIGGKLVEVILGALDGSPPEADEVAEVVRLAEACRSGHDARSAFDARGSTTHISVLDGEGGAASVTLTNGEGCGYVAEGTGVQMNNFLGEEDLNPAGFHRHARGVPLPTMVAPTVGLHHGRPAMAVGSGGSNRIRSVVSQVLHRVMRGEPVEHAVRAPRVHAESDHVWVELADRVDPEAIVEALRGRFTTVHPFAGRAFYFGGVHATLIDAEGRTHAAADARRGGAISFVA from the coding sequence GTGCGAGGGGTCGTCGCCGCGGGAGATCGAAACACCGCCGACGCGGCGGCGGCCGCGCTGCGCCGCGGTGGAAATGCCGTGGACGCGGCCGTCGCGGGCGCGTTCGCGGCGTTCGTGGCCGAGCCGCTGCTCGCCAGCGCGGGCGGCGCGGGCATGCTCACCGCGGCGCTCCCGGGCAGCGCGCCGATCTGCGTCGACTTCTTCCCGGCCGCCCCGCGCCTCCCCTCGGGGCCCCTCGACTTCTTCGAGGTGATCATCGACTTCGGCGCGACCACGCAGGCGTTTCACGTCGGTCGCGGCTCGGTGGCCCCGCCCCTCGCGTTGCCCGGCCTCATCGAGGCCTCGCATCACGGCGCGCTGCCGCTGAGCGAGCTGGTCTCGCCCGCGGTCCGGATGGCGCGCGAGGGGGCCGTGCTCGGCAAGGAAGGCGCGCACGTGTTCGAGCTGCTCTGGCCGATCCAGACCCTCAGCCCCGAGACCCTCGCGCTCGCGGGCGGCGGCCGGCCGCAGGCGGGCGACGCGCTGACCAACCCGGCCCTCGCCGATCTGCTCGAGGAGCTGGGCGCTCTCGGGCAAACACCTCCTCGCTTCTTCGACGCCGTGCTCCGCGGCTTCGGGCCGGACCAGGGCGGGCTCCTGACGGAGGAGGATCTGCGCGCGACGCCCACGACCGGCGCGCCCCGTCAGCTGCGTCTGGGCGACTGGACGGTGCTCACCTCTCCGCGCATCGGCGGCAAGCTGGTCGAGGTGATCCTCGGGGCGCTCGACGGCTCGCCCCCCGAGGCCGACGAGGTGGCCGAGGTGGTGCGGCTCGCGGAGGCGTGCCGGAGCGGCCACGACGCGCGGAGCGCCTTCGACGCGCGCGGCAGCACCACGCACATCTCCGTGCTCGACGGCGAGGGCGGCGCGGCCAGCGTGACCCTGACCAACGGCGAGGGCTGCGGCTACGTCGCGGAGGGCACGGGCGTACAGATGAACAACTTCCTCGGCGAGGAGGACCTGAACCCCGCCGGGTTCCACCGCCACGCCCGCGGCGTCCCGCTCCCGACCATGGTCGCGCCGACCGTCGGCTTGCACCACGGCCGGCCGGCCATGGCGGTCGGCTCGGGCGGCAGCAACCGCATCCGCTCGGTCGTCAGCCAGGTCCTGCACCGCGTGATGCGGGGCGAGCCCGTCGAGCACGCGGTGCGCGCGCCGCGGGTCCACGCGGAGTCCGACCACGTGTGGGTCGAGCTGGCGGATCGCGTCGACCCGGAGGCCATCGTCGAGGCCCTGCGCGGACGCTTCACCACCGTGCACCCGTTCGCCGGTCGCGCGTTCTACTTCGGCGGCGTGCACGCCACGCTCATCGACGCCGAGGGCCGCACGCACGCCGCGGCCGACGCCCGCCGCGGCGGCGCGATCAGCTTCGTAGCGTGA
- a CDS encoding MATE family efflux transporter, which translates to MLPPKDRRNRIFGLALPIIGGMVSQNLLNLVDTGFVSRLGDEALAAVGQGSFANFMCVAFITGLAPGVQATAARRKGEGKDDETAVPLNGGLVLATGLGVPLAAGVIFAAPSLFPLLTDDAQVATLGTSYLQIRLLAVPAAGMNFAFRGYWNAVDLSRLYLRTLVIMHLVNAGLDWVLIFGPFGLPAYGVAGAAWASLIATWTGTLLYFFQATARLRPAGFLRAMPGLSTLKGMLQTSLPAALQQFFFATGMTVFFAMVARLGTAEVAASNVLVNLLLVAILPAIGFGLAAASLVGQALGQKEPDRARRWGWDVVRVAVPVVSIPAVLGFLFPDLVLGIFLHDPDTLDLARWPLRLICVALPLDVVGMVLLNGLFGAGDSLRVMLVSTGMQWLVFLPAVYLVGPVLGWGLLAVWGANAVYRLIQSGIFAAIWRSDGWTRVEV; encoded by the coding sequence ATGCTTCCCCCCAAAGACCGGCGGAACCGCATCTTCGGTCTCGCCCTTCCCATCATCGGGGGGATGGTCTCGCAGAACCTGCTCAACCTCGTGGACACGGGGTTCGTCAGCCGGCTCGGAGACGAGGCGCTCGCCGCGGTCGGGCAGGGCAGCTTCGCGAACTTCATGTGCGTCGCGTTCATCACCGGCCTCGCGCCGGGGGTGCAGGCGACGGCCGCGCGTCGAAAGGGAGAAGGCAAGGACGACGAGACGGCCGTCCCGCTCAACGGCGGCCTCGTGCTCGCCACGGGCCTGGGCGTGCCGCTCGCGGCGGGGGTGATCTTCGCGGCGCCCAGCCTCTTCCCCTTGCTGACCGACGACGCACAGGTCGCCACGCTCGGCACGAGCTACCTCCAGATCCGCCTGCTCGCCGTGCCCGCGGCCGGGATGAACTTCGCCTTTCGCGGCTACTGGAACGCGGTCGATCTCTCGCGCCTCTACCTCCGCACCCTCGTCATCATGCACCTCGTCAACGCGGGGCTCGACTGGGTGCTCATCTTCGGCCCGTTCGGGCTCCCCGCGTACGGCGTCGCGGGCGCGGCGTGGGCGAGCCTGATCGCGACCTGGACGGGCACCCTCCTCTACTTCTTCCAGGCCACCGCGCGCCTGCGTCCGGCCGGCTTCCTGCGGGCCATGCCCGGCCTCTCGACCCTGAAGGGCATGCTCCAGACCAGCCTGCCCGCCGCGCTCCAGCAATTCTTCTTCGCCACGGGCATGACCGTCTTCTTCGCGATGGTGGCCCGCCTCGGCACGGCGGAGGTCGCCGCCTCCAACGTCCTGGTGAACCTCCTGCTCGTGGCGATCCTGCCCGCGATCGGCTTCGGGCTCGCCGCCGCCTCCCTGGTCGGTCAGGCCCTCGGCCAGAAGGAGCCCGACCGCGCGCGGAGATGGGGCTGGGACGTGGTGCGCGTGGCCGTCCCCGTCGTCTCCATCCCGGCCGTGCTCGGCTTCCTGTTCCCCGATCTCGTGCTCGGGATCTTCCTGCACGATCCCGACACGCTGGACCTGGCGCGCTGGCCGCTGCGCCTGATCTGCGTCGCGCTGCCGCTCGACGTCGTCGGCATGGTGCTCCTCAACGGGCTCTTCGGCGCCGGCGACAGCCTGCGCGTGATGCTCGTCAGCACCGGCATGCAGTGGCTCGTGTTCCTGCCCGCCGTGTACCTCGTCGGGCCCGTGCTCGGCTGGGGCCTGCTCGCGGTCTGGGGCGCGAACGCCGTCTACCGGCTCATCCAGTCGGGCATCTTCGCGGCCATCTGGCGCTCCGACGGCTGGACGCGAGTGGAGGTCTGA
- a CDS encoding MYXO-CTERM sorting domain-containing protein, producing the protein MKTRWMWWVALVAASMGWSALAYAEAGFVPLPEGGRAVCEFDDVRRCDGGGADSCRSDEYCGYLRSGDQICLSRATLVCCSRDADCPYYEAGPMGLVPTECVGSDVTTEEGVSVGLCVLPERSYCHDAAGAVTVRTIRRCHTPTDGGSLVLWAEGDCDRDGISNGAEEAGGTDPCLKPPLRGYWNGDACVPEATGCQAGVPCEGGYECVASDGGTVCETEGLEAYCELPSAPCLDPEEIAVEDGEVTYCVPGECSDTADLLDCLVDPESREIVGYDFGDCDGDGVPNGVEALDATDPCSPDTGVEDAGAPQDDAGSAPPDASTGFDAGTEPGPGPNLEPRFEGGGGCACRATPGHAPSSLGWMALALLGIALVSRRR; encoded by the coding sequence ATGAAAACTCGGTGGATGTGGTGGGTCGCGCTCGTCGCGGCGTCGATGGGGTGGAGCGCGCTCGCGTACGCGGAGGCTGGCTTCGTGCCGCTGCCAGAGGGCGGGCGGGCCGTGTGCGAGTTCGACGACGTCCGACGCTGCGACGGAGGGGGGGCCGACAGCTGCCGCAGCGACGAGTACTGCGGCTACCTGCGCTCGGGCGACCAGATCTGCCTGAGCCGCGCCACCCTCGTGTGCTGCAGCCGCGACGCGGACTGCCCCTACTACGAAGCCGGCCCGATGGGCCTCGTCCCGACCGAGTGCGTAGGCTCCGACGTGACGACCGAGGAGGGGGTCTCGGTGGGGCTGTGTGTCCTCCCCGAGCGGTCGTACTGTCACGACGCGGCGGGAGCCGTCACCGTCCGGACCATCCGGCGGTGCCACACCCCGACCGATGGCGGCTCCCTCGTGCTCTGGGCGGAGGGCGACTGCGACCGCGACGGGATCTCCAACGGCGCGGAGGAGGCCGGCGGCACCGACCCCTGCCTGAAGCCTCCCCTGCGCGGATACTGGAACGGCGACGCGTGCGTGCCGGAGGCGACGGGGTGTCAAGCCGGCGTTCCATGCGAGGGCGGCTACGAGTGTGTGGCCAGCGACGGCGGCACCGTCTGCGAGACCGAAGGCCTCGAGGCCTACTGTGAGCTCCCGAGCGCGCCGTGCCTCGACCCCGAGGAGATCGCCGTCGAGGACGGCGAGGTCACGTACTGCGTGCCCGGCGAGTGCAGCGACACCGCGGATCTGCTCGACTGCCTCGTCGACCCGGAGTCGAGAGAGATCGTCGGCTACGACTTCGGCGACTGCGACGGCGACGGTGTCCCCAACGGCGTGGAGGCGCTCGACGCCACCGACCCGTGCTCGCCCGACACGGGAGTGGAGGACGCGGGGGCGCCGCAGGACGACGCGGGCAGCGCGCCGCCCGACGCCTCGACCGGCTTCGACGCGGGGACCGAGCCGGGCCCCGGGCCGAACCTCGAGCCGCGCTTCGAGGGCGGCGGAGGATGCGCCTGCCGCGCCACGCCGGGCCACGCCCCGAGCTCGCTCGGCTGGATGGCGCTCGCGCTGCTGGGCATCGCGCTCGTGTCTCGCAGACGCTGA
- a CDS encoding HAMP domain-containing sensor histidine kinase, with amino-acid sequence MKLRTRLLVTVVGIAVPVVVGLALFAFGARRRGLVESTYEATVQHMEAGGRERCEARSQRREERVERRGLRGRERRSRRARRARFSRDRHAYDERFAPTSPDAPPVPTALREAIESGEVAAATWTEDPVHVTLAMRMPWDGPCAVLVIERDAGPMLGWRGLLQVVGLSALVAALTALAALFALGPVVRRLRLLTEAVRARAKEGYGDDVPVQGKDEVAELAAAFNDASAEIRERLRDLSARDEAMTRLLASTTHDIMVPLTVLQGHLSDAWSAARAGRPVGEASLGGALEEAHYLGNLMRNLSAAARMDAGEAMLTRHDFDLRDVVERVIARHRPIATERKITLERAVPEEPVIAHADSTLVEQALSNLVSNALRYNDPGGNVAVVLDLLPEGEGAFEVRVMDDGPGIPEEELERVAERRFRGGEARKRSPTGLGLGLHIVRDVAERHGWSLAFDSPEGGGLTVTLRS; translated from the coding sequence GTGAAGCTGCGCACGCGCCTGCTGGTCACCGTGGTGGGCATCGCCGTGCCCGTGGTGGTCGGGCTCGCGCTCTTCGCGTTCGGGGCGCGCCGTCGAGGGCTCGTGGAGTCGACGTACGAGGCCACCGTGCAGCACATGGAGGCGGGCGGCCGAGAGCGCTGTGAGGCGCGCTCACAGCGGCGGGAGGAGCGCGTCGAGCGGCGAGGGCTGCGTGGGCGAGAGCGCCGGTCGCGTCGCGCGCGGCGCGCGCGCTTCAGCCGCGATCGGCACGCCTACGACGAGCGCTTCGCGCCGACGAGCCCCGACGCGCCGCCCGTGCCGACCGCCCTCCGTGAGGCGATCGAGAGCGGTGAGGTCGCGGCCGCGACGTGGACCGAGGACCCCGTGCACGTGACCCTGGCGATGCGCATGCCGTGGGATGGGCCGTGCGCGGTGCTGGTGATCGAGCGGGACGCGGGCCCGATGCTCGGGTGGCGAGGGCTCTTGCAGGTGGTCGGGCTCTCCGCGCTCGTCGCCGCGCTGACCGCGCTCGCCGCCCTGTTCGCGCTCGGCCCCGTCGTGCGGCGCCTGCGCTTGTTGACCGAGGCGGTCCGGGCCCGCGCGAAGGAGGGCTACGGCGACGACGTGCCCGTGCAGGGCAAGGACGAGGTCGCGGAGCTCGCCGCGGCGTTCAACGACGCGAGCGCGGAGATCCGCGAGCGGCTGCGCGATCTGTCGGCGCGAGACGAGGCGATGACCCGGCTCTTGGCGAGCACGACGCACGACATCATGGTCCCGCTGACGGTCCTGCAGGGTCACCTGAGTGACGCGTGGAGCGCGGCGCGCGCGGGGCGGCCCGTCGGCGAGGCCAGCCTCGGCGGCGCGCTCGAGGAGGCGCACTACCTCGGCAACCTCATGCGCAACCTCAGCGCGGCCGCGCGCATGGACGCGGGGGAGGCGATGCTGACCCGCCACGACTTCGATCTGCGCGACGTGGTCGAGCGGGTGATCGCGCGTCACCGACCGATCGCCACCGAGCGGAAGATCACCCTCGAGCGCGCGGTGCCGGAGGAGCCGGTGATCGCGCACGCGGACTCCACGCTGGTCGAGCAGGCGCTCAGCAACCTCGTCTCCAACGCGCTCCGCTACAACGACCCGGGCGGGAACGTCGCCGTCGTGCTCGACCTCCTGCCGGAGGGGGAGGGCGCGTTCGAGGTGCGGGTCATGGACGACGGACCGGGCATCCCCGAGGAGGAGCTCGAGCGCGTGGCCGAGCGTCGCTTCCGTGGCGGCGAGGCGCGCAAGCGGAGCCCGACGGGGCTCGGGCTCGGGCTGCACATCGTGCGCGACGTCGCCGAGCGACACGGCTGGAGCCTCGCGTTCGACAGCCCCGAGGGCGGCGGGCTGACCGTCACGCTACGAAGCTGA
- a CDS encoding glutaredoxin, whose amino-acid sequence MTTRPVLTEADVHPAIREKLGGKHRDVVEEVQRAISDNDVVVVGMAQNPYPRKARKLLKEKGVAFSYLEYGSYLGPWRRRNALKMWTGWPTFPMIFVKGTFVGGFSELEALASSGELDGLLAG is encoded by the coding sequence ATGACCACTCGTCCCGTCCTGACCGAAGCCGACGTCCACCCCGCCATCCGAGAGAAGCTCGGCGGCAAGCACCGCGACGTGGTGGAGGAGGTGCAGCGCGCCATCTCCGACAACGACGTCGTGGTCGTCGGCATGGCGCAGAACCCGTACCCGCGGAAGGCGCGCAAGCTCCTGAAGGAGAAGGGCGTCGCGTTCAGCTATCTGGAGTACGGCAGCTACCTCGGGCCGTGGCGTCGGCGGAACGCGCTGAAGATGTGGACCGGCTGGCCCACGTTCCCGATGATCTTCGTCAAGGGCACGTTCGTGGGCGGCTTCTCGGAGCTCGAGGCGCTGGCCTCGTCGGGCGAGCTGGATGGCCTGCTCGCAGGCTGA